The Cytobacillus sp. NJ13 sequence CCCATAAAAAGCATTTCGGAAAAAACGATTAAATAGGGCAAAAAAGCAAATTGAAGGAAATGACTGGCAGGGATAATAAAATAAGCAGCAGCGTATCCTGCTAAAATGACTGCTCCTAAATACTTTAGCGAATATCTCTTGCGCAGAATGAGGAAATACGCCAATAGCGGTACAACGACCAGAAAATCAAACAGTGAGCCAACCGCCGCTTCGTCTGGAACCGGATCAAAAAGGGGGGTTCTATATAGGGTATAGTTGGAAAGCAGAATTAAACATGTTAGTACACCAAACCATAGCCACTTAGGCCTTTTTAATGAATTTGTCATATTTATCCACCTCCATTTAATAATAGCTTATAAGAGGGTGAAATGATACTGAAATCAAGCTGAATTCGGACTCAGCGAGTATCTGATTACGATTTTGAGTCCGAACACCGGTCAACTTCGGACTCAGCGACCATCCGTTCGCGGTTTTGAGTCCGAACTTCAGCGAACTTCGGACACAACGACCATCCGTTCGCGGTTTTGAGTCCGAACCCATCCCAACTTCGGACACAACGACCATCCGTTCGCGATTTTGAGTCCGAACACCGGTCAACTTCGGACACAACGACCATCCGTTCGCGATTTTGAGTCCGAACTTCAGCGAACTTCGGACACAGCGAGCATCCATTCGTGATTTTGAGTCCGAACACCGGGCAACTTCGGACACAGCGAGCATCCGTTCGCGATTTTGAGTCCGAACACCGGGCAACTTCGGACTCAGCGAGCATCCATTCGCGGTTTTGAGTCCGAACACCGGTCAACTTCGGACTCAGCGACCATCCGTTCGCGGTTTTGAGTCCGAACTTCAGCGAACTTCGGACACAACGACCATCCGTTCGCGGTTTTGAGTCCGAACCCATCCCAACTTCGGACACAACGACCATCCGTTCGCGATTTTGAGTCCGAACACCGGTCAACTTCGGACACAACGACCATCCGTTCGCGATTTTGAGTCCGAACACCGGTCAACTTCGGACTCAGCGATCATCCGTTCGCGGTTTTGAGTCCGAACTTCAGCGAACTTCGGACTCAGCGAGCATCCGTTCACGGTTTTGAGTCCGAACCCAACACATATACTGCAAAAACGAACAAATACAAGATACAAACAAAGCCCCAATCGCAATTGGGGCAAACCACGTAAAACGCTGTATCTAAAATCCTAATTCAAAACCAACTTTTTATAACCCAGTCAAAAGCTGATAAGCCCATTCCGCCATTTCCTCACTTGGCGGCTCAATATCCTTCAGCGGATATTCCAATCCGAGCGCTTCCCATTTATAAACACCAAGCTTGTGATAGGGAAGAACCTCAATTTTTTTCACATTATTCAACTCTTTAATGAAACGTCCCAGCTGTTCCAGATCACTTTCATCATCAGATATTGTGGGCACAAGTACGTGGCGGATCCATACCGGCACCTGATTATCTGACAGATACTGGGCAAATTGAAGAATATGATCATTTGTAAGACCTGTCAGTTTTTTATGCTTATCCCTATCAATATGCTTCAAATCCAGCAGCACCAGGTCCGTATAGTCCAGGAGCTCTTTCAGCTGGGTTTGAAAAAACGGGGAGGTGGAATAGCAGCCTCCCGATGAATCTATCGCAGTATGAATGCCTAGTTTCTTGCATTCTTTAAAAAGTTCTATAAGAAAAGGGATCTGAAGCAAAGGTTCACCGCCGCTCACTGTAATGCCGCCTCCGGATGCCGCCAAAAAAGGGAGATAGGATTGCAGATCATTCATGATTTCTGAAACGGACATTTGTTTTCCTGCCCCAATTTCCCAAGTGTCCGCATTATGGCAAAATTGACAGCGAAGGAGGCACCCCTGTGTAAAAATGACATAACGAATGCCAGGCCCATCTACTGTTCCGAATGACTCAATTGAATGAATGTTGCCGTACATCTTCATCTTCCTTTCCAAAACAGCCGGCGCAGCTACAGCACCTTTGCTCAAGCTTTTTTTGAAGAGGGGGCATAAAGGCCCGCCCTCCTATTGGTTACATTGATTCATGGAATGTTCGATTGATAACGTCAAGCTGCTGCTCTTTAGTCAGCTTAATGAAGTTCACAGCATAGCCTGATACCCTAATGGTTAACTGCGGATATTCCTCCGGGTGTTTCATGGCATCCAGAAGCGTTTCTTTATTGAATACATTTACATTTAGGTGATGTCCGGACTTTATGGAATATCCATCCAGTATAGATACCAGATTGCGAATACGGCTATCAGCATCCTTTCCGAGTGCTTTAGGGACAATGGAGAAGGTGTTGCTGATGCCATCCAGCGCATGTTTGTAGGGTAGTTTTGCAACAGAAGACAGGGAAGCAAGTGTTCCTTTCGTATCTCTCCCGTGCATCGGATTTGCTCCCGGGGCGAATGGCTCGCCGGCACGTCGGCCATCAGGCGTATTGCCGGTTTTTTTGCCATATACCACATTGGATGTAATGGTTAATATAGACATCGTATGCATAGAGTTTCTGTATGACGGATGCTTGCGGAGCTTTTTCATAAACCGTTCAACCAGATCTATAGCTATGCTGTCAACGCGATCATCATTATTGCCGTATTTCGGGAAATCTCCTTCTGTCATAAAATCAATCACTAGCCCACTCTCATCACGGATTGCCTTAACAGTTGCGTATTTGATCGCACTTAATGAGTCGGCCGCTACACTCAGACCCGCAATGCCAGTAGCCATTGTTCTGAGAATTCCGGAGTCATGAAGAGCCATTTCGATCCGTTCGTAGCTATATTTATCATGCATGTAATGAATGATATTCAGCGTATTAATATAGAGATCTGCCAGCCATTCCATCATTAAATCAAACTTCTCCATCACTTCTTCATATTGAAGGATGTCTGAGGCAATTGGGGCATAGGAAGGGCCGACTTGAACGCTGAGTATTTCATCCTTTCCGCCATTAATGCTATATAACAGGGCCTTTGCAAGGTTTGCTCTTGCACCGAAAAATTGCATTTGTTTTCCGATCTCCATTGCAGAAACACAGCAGGCAATTCCATAATCATCCCCATATTCAGGAAGCATGATATCATCGTTTTCATATTGAATTGAACTTGTTTCTATTGACATCCTTGCGCAATATTTTTTGAAGTTCTCCGGAAGCTTGCTGGACCATAATACTGTTAAATTCGGTTCAGGTGCTGGACCAAGATTATTCAAAGTATGAAGGAACCGGTAAGAATTCTTCGTGACAAGCGGTCGGCCATCAAGAGCCATCCCGCCAATGGACTCAGTAACCCATGTAGGATCGCCGCTGAATAATTCATTATAGTCAGGCGTTCTCGCAAATTTGACAAGGCGCAGCTTCATTACAAAGTGATCGACCAGTTCCTGGGCTTCTTTCTCGGTAAGCAAGCCCTTCTGGATATCTCTTTCTATGAAAATATCAAGAAAACTCGAGACACGGCCAAGACTCATAGCTGCTCCATTTTGTTCTTTAATGGCAGCAAGATAGGCAAAATACAGCCATTGGAAAGCCTCAAGAGCGTTTCCTGCAGGCTTTGAAATATTAAAACCATAGCTGTTTGCCAGCTGCTTCAGTTCATCCAGAGCCCTGATCTGTTCTGAAATCTCTTCTCTAAGGCGAATATTGTCTTCCGTCATCACACCTGAAGTTGATTTCAAATCCGCTTTTTTGGCTTCAATCAAGCGGTCAACTCCATAAAGAGCAACCCTGCGGTAATCACCGATAATCCTGCCACGGCCATATGCATCTGGCAGGCCAGTAATAATGCCGACTTTGCGGGCAAGTTTCATTTCATCGGTATAGGCATCAAACACGCCTTGGTTATGTGTTTTGCGGTAGTCTGTAAATATCTTTTCCATCTCTTTGCTGGCTTCATAGCCGTATGCTTCACAAGCTGCCACAGCCATTCTGACTCCGCCAAATGGCTGAAGAGAGCGCTTAAACGGACGGTCAGTCTGAACACCCACGATTTTTTCTTTTTTTTGGTCCAGGTAACCAGGTCCATGTGAGGTAATGGTTGAGACGATTTCTGTGTCCATATCGAGCACACCGCCATTATCACGTTCCTTTTTCGTCAGTTCCATCACTTGTTCCCATAATGAAGAAGTAGCTTCTGTTGGACCCTCCAAAAATGATTCATCCCCGAAAAAAGGTGAGTAATTCTTTAAAATAAAGTCTCTAACATCAATTTCATGTGTCCAAATGCCTTTTTTAAAGCCATTCCAACTTTCCATATTAGTTCACCTCATATTTTCAATGTGTATAACAGTTATTACAACTTAACTATACATTCAATATAACAGATATAATGTGAAATAAATCACAAACATTTTGAACGTATTGTGAAATATAGTAAAACTGTATTTAATAACGCTTATGTGTACTATAAAACCAGTCGTATTTTTGAACTGTTATATAGAGATTGAAAATCAAACTTGAAGATAATTGAAGAGAAGATCATGAAATTCTTACAATCAGCGCCAACAATTACCTGTTTAATAGAATAAGAGATTTTGATTAAATATAAATATGAAAACACTATCAAAAATTTCATTCATTCTAACGTTGTCTGTCGCACTTGTCTTTGGATTCAATTTTGATGCAAAAGCATCAACAATACATACCGTTCAGCCAGGGGATACAATGTGGAAGATCGCCCTGAAGTATCAGGTGGGAGTTCCTGAAATCATTAATGCAAACGGGCAGATTTCAAATCCGAACTTCATTTATCCTGGGCAAAAGGTGAATATCCCAACAGTATCAAAAGCCACAACCGGTGTTGAAGAGCAGGTGGTTCAGCTCGTAAACCAGGAAAGGGCAAAGTATGGATTAAAGCCATTAAAATCAAATTGGGAACTTGCGAGAGTGGCAAGATACAAATCTCAGGATATGATCAATAAGAAGTATTTCGATCACAACTCTCCTACATACGGAAGCCCGTTTGATATGATGAAGAGCTTTGGAATTACTTACAGAACCGCTGGAGAAAACATTGCTGCAGGGCAAAAAACCCCTCAGGAAGTTGTAACAGCATGGATGAACAGCGAGGGTCACCGCAAGAACATCCTATCAGCCAATTTCACAGAAATCGGAGTGGGATACGCACAGGGCGGTTATTATGGCCATTACTGGACACAAATGTTTATTGGGAGGTAAGAAGAAAAGCGGAAGCGCCTTGCCCACCCCCGACAAGCACAGGACGAGCCTGCCGGAAAGGCGTTCTTTGCCTTTTGGGAGGATTGGCTTGTGACCTCGAGGGGGTAGGCGCTGGAGCTAGACAGTTTTTGGAGTACAAAGCTTTCTATTTATTTAAAAAAAGCACCGGATTTTCCGGTGCTTTTGCTTTTCCCATTAGTCTACTACAATATAAGCGATCATCGGTCCGCTTTTATCCTTATCCGGATGAGTAAGACACACTAGACGGTAAACGCCTTCTTTATCAAATTGAAGAGGGACAACCGTTTCTTCTGCTTTCTTTACGACACCTTTAATATCAGTTCCTTCTATGATGTATGGATGTTCCATTCCATTGACTCCCCAAATCTTCAGATTTACCTTTTCACCTTTTTCCAGAAAAATAGTTCCCGGATCCCAGCGATAAGCTTCAATTTCTTTGCCATCAGGCAGCTTGGCTTTAAATTCTCCTGTAACCATATGAATTTCCCGGACTTTTTCGCCCTCCGTCTGGTTGAATACCGTCATACTATCAGACTTTGAAAAAAACCATACTGACGCAGAAACGATGACTGAAAATAGGATGACAAATGCAATGATGCTGCGTTTCTTTAATACAAGAAAAGGCATGCTCATACTCCTTCCTAATTGGTTGTCCATATATAGATATGCAGGAAGGGCATCATAACTTGTCTAATATTTCTGAGATTTTTGCGATAATTTCTTTACATCTGCCAAAATATTATTTCATAATAGAATTAAAAAAGGATGTGGCAGCATGTACAAAGTACTTGTGGCCAATCGGGATGAGTACGATACAAAAGGCATAGAGTGGCTTCTTAAATCTTCTATGAACGCATGGCAAGTAGAGTCCGCTCAAAATGAATCAGGGCTTATTAAGAAGCTTGAAACTTTTCAGCCAGACCTATTGATTTTTGAACTTGATCTAATAAATGAAGAAAGTTATGGTTCATTTTTAAAAACCACTCAGATCATAGGGCCGGATTTGATTGCCTTAACAATGGAAGCGACCTTTTCACAAGCAAAAAGAGCCATCGACATGGGTGTATCCGATTTAATACTTAAGCCGATTTCAGCAGATATTTTATTAAAATCGGCGAGAAAGATTCATAGGCGTAATCAGATGACTAATCGGACTGCTAAACAAAATCCTATTCAGAAATCTGAAAAAGACTTCAATTACCAGGATTTATTTATAGAAGAATCTAATTCGGTTAAACCACTTGTATCTATCGGAATTAAGACTGAAAATCCGCTGGAGCTTCCAAAGCTATATAAATTTCTTGAAAGCTATACTTTCCAAAAAACAGTTCACTATTTTATTTTGAGTGATATGATTTTGATTATTGCTGAGAAATCTGATGTGGCCTGGAAAGAGGAGAGCCTCAGGTTTATGAGAGATTGGCAGGAAACGTCAGCAGAACAAATTGCGATCAGCATTTATACGGGTAAGGAGGACGGCGGAACCGTCAGAAACCATTATCTCGCGAACAGGAAACTGATGGAGTTAACTTTTTACCGGGGATTTAATCAGGTAATTGAGGAGAACTCATTGCCTAAGTGGCTTTCGATTGATCCGTTCTTAACTCCTGAGGAACAAAGCAGATGGATTGATTTCCTGAATCAGTCTGATTTAGAAGCGCTAAAGTCATGGTTTTACGAGGAGTTTCTTATTTTGGCAGACCCTTATCCGGAACCGGGTCTCATCAGAATTCGGCTGACCAGTATCCTTGCGCAAATTCGCAGGCATATGAAGACGTTCCGGCTGGCAGACGGGGATATGGAGAAAGAATATCTACGTTTATTCCAGACTATCCTTTATTCCCCCTTGATCTACCGGGTCATTAACGAAATGATCAGCTTCATTTCCTATATTTTTGAAACCATACGCTCTGATAAAAAGCTGAAGCTGGAACTTACTGACAGAGTCCTATTCTTTATAGAAACGAATTACTGGGACCCTAAGGTTACGCTTGAAAGGGCAGCTGAATATGCAGATCGAAACCCAAATTATATCAGCTCCATGCTTGCAAAAAAATGCGGCAAGTCGTTCCGGGAGCTGCTTAATGAAACCCGGATAAGGCAATCAGCCAAGCTGCTGCTGGAATCAGAAATAAGCATTAAGGAAATCGCGTCTGTGTGCGGTTTCCGCAATCAGCAATATTTCAATAAAGTATTTAGTAAGATTAAAGGAATGCCGCCAAATCAATTTAGAAAGAGCATGCATAAAACCTCCGTGTAACCGGGGGTTTATTTTTTTGGTTTAATTATAAAAATACTTAAATTTATATAAAATTTTTAAAAAAACACTTAAAAATCTAACAAAATTATAAAAAATCAAACTTAATTATTATACTTTTCAGATAGTTCTCATTATAAAATCTAAATATGAGATAACATTGGAGGGATAACAATGAAAGCGGAAACAAAAAGAGAAATAAAAAACTATCAAGGCAGTGAGCTTCATGCTAAGGGCTGGATTCAGGAAGCAGCACTCCGCATGCTTATGAATAACTTAGACAAAGAAGTTGCAGAGATTCCAGAAGAACTGGTTGTCTACGGCGGCATTGGGAAAGCAGCGCGAAATTGGGATTGCTATGACGCGATTGTAAAAACATTGCATGAATTAGAAGACGATGAAACACTTCTTGTCCAATCAGGAAAACCGGTTGCGGTCTTTAAATCACATAAAGATGCACCTAAGGTATTGATCGCCAACTCGAATCTAGTGCCTGCCTGGGCAAACTGGGATACATTCCATGAGCTAGATAAGAAAGGCCTGATGATGTATGGCCAAATGACAGCCGGAAGCTGGATTTACATCGGCAGCCAGGGAATCGTACAAGGAACCTATGAAACATTTGCCGAACTAGGCAGACAGCACTTCTCCGGCTCACTGAAACAGACCATTACTTTAACAGCAGGCCTTGGCGGAATGGGTGGCGCTCAGCCGCTTGCAGTAACAATGAATGATGGTGTCTGCATTGCAATTGATGTGGATGAACACCGCATTGACCGCAGACTTGAAACCAAATATCTGGATACAAAAGTATATT is a genomic window containing:
- the pflB gene encoding formate C-acetyltransferase, which encodes MESWNGFKKGIWTHEIDVRDFILKNYSPFFGDESFLEGPTEATSSLWEQVMELTKKERDNGGVLDMDTEIVSTITSHGPGYLDQKKEKIVGVQTDRPFKRSLQPFGGVRMAVAACEAYGYEASKEMEKIFTDYRKTHNQGVFDAYTDEMKLARKVGIITGLPDAYGRGRIIGDYRRVALYGVDRLIEAKKADLKSTSGVMTEDNIRLREEISEQIRALDELKQLANSYGFNISKPAGNALEAFQWLYFAYLAAIKEQNGAAMSLGRVSSFLDIFIERDIQKGLLTEKEAQELVDHFVMKLRLVKFARTPDYNELFSGDPTWVTESIGGMALDGRPLVTKNSYRFLHTLNNLGPAPEPNLTVLWSSKLPENFKKYCARMSIETSSIQYENDDIMLPEYGDDYGIACCVSAMEIGKQMQFFGARANLAKALLYSINGGKDEILSVQVGPSYAPIASDILQYEEVMEKFDLMMEWLADLYINTLNIIHYMHDKYSYERIEMALHDSGILRTMATGIAGLSVAADSLSAIKYATVKAIRDESGLVIDFMTEGDFPKYGNNDDRVDSIAIDLVERFMKKLRKHPSYRNSMHTMSILTITSNVVYGKKTGNTPDGRRAGEPFAPGANPMHGRDTKGTLASLSSVAKLPYKHALDGISNTFSIVPKALGKDADSRIRNLVSILDGYSIKSGHHLNVNVFNKETLLDAMKHPEEYPQLTIRVSGYAVNFIKLTKEQQLDVINRTFHESM
- the safA gene encoding SafA/ExsA family spore coat assembly protein, translated to MKTLSKISFILTLSVALVFGFNFDAKASTIHTVQPGDTMWKIALKYQVGVPEIINANGQISNPNFIYPGQKVNIPTVSKATTGVEEQVVQLVNQERAKYGLKPLKSNWELARVARYKSQDMINKKYFDHNSPTYGSPFDMMKSFGITYRTAGENIAAGQKTPQEVVTAWMNSEGHRKNILSANFTEIGVGYAQGGYYGHYWTQMFIGR
- a CDS encoding helix-turn-helix domain-containing protein, with translation MYKVLVANRDEYDTKGIEWLLKSSMNAWQVESAQNESGLIKKLETFQPDLLIFELDLINEESYGSFLKTTQIIGPDLIALTMEATFSQAKRAIDMGVSDLILKPISADILLKSARKIHRRNQMTNRTAKQNPIQKSEKDFNYQDLFIEESNSVKPLVSIGIKTENPLELPKLYKFLESYTFQKTVHYFILSDMILIIAEKSDVAWKEESLRFMRDWQETSAEQIAISIYTGKEDGGTVRNHYLANRKLMELTFYRGFNQVIEENSLPKWLSIDPFLTPEEQSRWIDFLNQSDLEALKSWFYEEFLILADPYPEPGLIRIRLTSILAQIRRHMKTFRLADGDMEKEYLRLFQTILYSPLIYRVINEMISFISYIFETIRSDKKLKLELTDRVLFFIETNYWDPKVTLERAAEYADRNPNYISSMLAKKCGKSFRELLNETRIRQSAKLLLESEISIKEIASVCGFRNQQYFNKVFSKIKGMPPNQFRKSMHKTSV
- the pflA gene encoding pyruvate formate-lyase-activating protein — encoded protein: MYGNIHSIESFGTVDGPGIRYVIFTQGCLLRCQFCHNADTWEIGAGKQMSVSEIMNDLQSYLPFLAASGGGITVSGGEPLLQIPFLIELFKECKKLGIHTAIDSSGGCYSTSPFFQTQLKELLDYTDLVLLDLKHIDRDKHKKLTGLTNDHILQFAQYLSDNQVPVWIRHVLVPTISDDESDLEQLGRFIKELNNVKKIEVLPYHKLGVYKWEALGLEYPLKDIEPPSEEMAEWAYQLLTGL